In Entomomonas moraniae, one DNA window encodes the following:
- a CDS encoding flavin monoamine oxidase family protein, translated as MKCNNTRIVVIGAGFAGLSAALKLKKEGVQAIILEARERVGGRVKTHYTANGTQIPLGGQWIGPTQDKMYELVKKYGIEIFPTKDQGNSIVKFQGKIQSEMPQEVLGLCEKLDKLAQTVNLEKPWETPNAKELDGETFRSWLNREAVSSEIAEFTSRYLAGNFLAADASDVSLLQLLFYVKSGNGIDSLSGVEGGAQQDRAIGGLEYIVEKLADDFGQQNIYYNHPVTQIKYSGDCVQVVTENETFHASRAIITIPSAVMPEVKFTPELPVLKHKCLEHVLAPLAYKMHFIYDKPFWYEQGLSGNTTKSEGYVYETYNNTVDDSRDGIISLFSYGNEANELRSKTKQERQQIITDELVELFGEKAAQFKEYIEYDWSTQVYTRGCFSGHFSTNGWYTLGKELNKNIGPLYWAGTELAAQWNGYCDGAIRSGEETADRVIKSLKPGEQNQQPHYK; from the coding sequence ATGAAATGTAATAATACACGTATTGTTGTTATTGGTGCTGGATTTGCAGGATTGTCAGCGGCACTAAAACTTAAAAAGGAAGGTGTTCAAGCTATCATATTAGAAGCTAGAGAGAGGGTTGGTGGGCGTGTTAAAACACATTATACCGCTAACGGCACGCAAATTCCTTTGGGCGGTCAGTGGATTGGTCCTACACAAGACAAAATGTATGAGTTAGTTAAAAAATATGGTATTGAAATTTTTCCAACTAAAGATCAAGGCAACTCCATTGTAAAGTTTCAAGGTAAAATACAATCAGAGATGCCTCAAGAAGTGCTTGGCTTATGTGAAAAATTAGATAAGTTAGCACAAACTGTCAATTTAGAAAAACCTTGGGAAACACCAAATGCTAAGGAGCTAGATGGTGAAACTTTCCGTAGTTGGTTAAATAGAGAAGCAGTTTCATCAGAGATTGCTGAATTTACCAGTCGCTACTTAGCAGGTAACTTTCTGGCCGCTGATGCGTCAGACGTTTCTCTGTTACAACTTTTATTCTATGTCAAAAGTGGTAATGGCATTGACTCTCTCTCGGGCGTTGAAGGTGGTGCTCAACAAGATAGGGCTATAGGTGGATTAGAATATATTGTAGAAAAACTGGCAGATGATTTTGGACAACAAAATATCTACTACAATCATCCTGTAACACAAATAAAATATAGTGGTGACTGTGTTCAAGTGGTTACTGAAAACGAAACGTTTCATGCTAGTCGAGCTATTATCACTATCCCTTCAGCTGTTATGCCAGAGGTTAAATTTACACCTGAGTTACCTGTGTTAAAACATAAATGCCTTGAACATGTATTAGCCCCGCTGGCCTATAAGATGCATTTCATTTATGATAAACCTTTCTGGTATGAGCAAGGCTTATCAGGCAATACGACTAAAAGTGAAGGTTATGTTTATGAAACCTATAATAATACAGTGGATGATAGTCGAGATGGCATTATAAGTTTGTTTAGCTATGGCAATGAGGCAAATGAACTACGGAGTAAAACAAAACAAGAAAGACAACAAATTATCACTGACGAATTAGTAGAATTGTTTGGCGAAAAAGCGGCTCAGTTTAAAGAGTACATCGAATACGATTGGAGTACGCAAGTATATACGCGAGGTTGTTTTAGCGGTCATTTTAGTACAAATGGCTGGTATACCTTAGGTAAAGAACTCAATAAAAATATTGGCCCACTTTATTGGGCAGGTACTGAGCTGGCTGCTCAATGGAACGGCTATTGTGATGGTGCTATTCGATCAGGTGAAGAAACTGCTGATCGAGTTATTAAAAGCCTCAAGCCAGGAGAGCAAAATCAACAACCGCACTATAAATAA
- a CDS encoding ketopantoate reductase family protein yields MSNNKVLILGAGGIGGYFGGRLAESGKNVTFLVREQRQKRLQQNGLTIKSTFGDAHISVNTITSNHLKDYYDFIVIACKSYDLESAMNSIIPAVGPSTTIIPLLNGVAHIDQLNARFGLERVLGGSAKIQVTANEQGDILHLNDWCELTFGEQSSEITQRVQSFARLFEQAKGVKIQPVNDIMQQMWQKLVHLSTAAAMTCMMRANVGEIVRTPDGKKQFLQLLDKNAQVASQNGYAPSYSFMEMYQGIFSDPNSKYTTSMLRDIEHNNRIEADHIVGFMLDKSISANIECQILQLAYTHLKAYEQRLLSSQS; encoded by the coding sequence ATGAGCAATAACAAGGTACTGATATTAGGCGCAGGTGGTATTGGTGGTTATTTTGGAGGACGTTTAGCTGAGTCAGGGAAAAATGTGACCTTCCTTGTGCGAGAACAACGACAAAAGCGGTTACAACAAAATGGTTTAACTATTAAAAGCACATTTGGCGATGCACATATATCAGTTAACACAATTACATCAAATCATTTAAAAGACTACTATGACTTTATCGTTATTGCTTGTAAATCTTATGACTTAGAGTCAGCAATGAATAGTATTATACCTGCTGTTGGTCCTTCAACCACAATTATTCCTTTACTCAATGGAGTTGCACATATTGACCAACTCAATGCTAGATTTGGTCTGGAAAGAGTATTAGGAGGAAGTGCAAAAATTCAAGTGACTGCAAATGAGCAAGGCGATATTTTGCATTTAAATGATTGGTGCGAATTGACTTTTGGAGAGCAATCATCTGAGATAACTCAAAGAGTTCAGTCGTTTGCTCGTTTATTTGAACAGGCAAAAGGTGTAAAAATACAGCCAGTAAATGATATTATGCAACAAATGTGGCAGAAGCTCGTTCACTTATCTACAGCCGCAGCAATGACTTGCATGATGCGTGCTAACGTTGGTGAAATTGTGAGAACTCCTGATGGGAAAAAACAATTTTTACAATTACTTGATAAAAATGCTCAAGTCGCAAGCCAAAATGGCTATGCACCAAGTTATAGCTTTATGGAGATGTATCAAGGTATTTTTTCTGATCCTAATTCAAAATATACTACCTCAATGCTTCGTGATATCGAGCACAACAATCGCATTGAAGCTGACCATATTGTTGGTTTTATGCTAGATAAGTCCATATCGGCAAATATTGAATGCCAAATATTACAACTTGCATATACTCATTTAAAAGCTTACGAGCAAAGGTTATTATCTTCCCAGAGTTGA
- the dbpA gene encoding ATP-dependent RNA helicase DbpA: MKKFSSLPLKKVLLDSLASMEFTSMTLVQEQTLPLVLAGKDVIAQAKTGSGKTVAFGLALLSKLNVKQFATQALVICPTRELADQVSNEIRRLARLMSNVKVLTLCGGVPIGPQIGSLEHGAHIVVGTPGRLADHLQRQTLDLKQLNILVLDEADRMLEMGFEDDIHRILDASPTSRQTLLFSATYPDSIMTMSKKIQNSPLMISIKEQHNEIEQYFYEVENHQRDQVLAKIINLNPCESTIVFCNTKAACQDVESYLNELGYSAIALHGDLEQREREQVLFQFANKSCTILVATDVAARGLDIKELDVVINYQVTPDPQVYVHRVGRTGRAGAKGVALTLVATSEVVRVNAIENELNFELNWKLLPNLTIDPTNIVIPKMQTLCLTIGRKNKVRPGDVLGALTKDANLESKYIGKINITEFYTYIAIDRTIIKQALSYFQHGKIKSKPVRARKL, encoded by the coding sequence GTGAAAAAATTTTCATCTTTACCTTTAAAAAAAGTTTTATTAGATAGCTTAGCGTCAATGGAGTTTACCTCCATGACACTTGTACAAGAGCAAACATTACCATTAGTTCTAGCAGGGAAGGATGTAATAGCTCAAGCCAAAACAGGCAGTGGAAAAACCGTTGCCTTTGGTCTAGCCTTATTATCTAAACTGAATGTTAAACAATTCGCCACACAAGCGCTGGTAATTTGCCCAACACGTGAACTAGCTGATCAGGTCTCGAATGAGATTCGTCGCCTAGCTCGTCTGATGAGTAATGTAAAAGTATTAACACTATGTGGGGGCGTTCCCATTGGCCCACAAATAGGTTCTTTAGAGCATGGAGCGCATATTGTTGTTGGAACACCAGGAAGATTAGCTGATCATCTACAGCGACAGACGCTAGATTTAAAACAATTAAATATATTAGTTCTCGATGAAGCGGATAGAATGCTTGAGATGGGGTTTGAGGATGATATTCATCGTATACTCGATGCATCACCAACCTCTCGACAAACACTCCTTTTTTCTGCTACCTATCCTGACAGCATCATGACGATGAGTAAAAAGATACAGAATTCACCACTGATGATTTCTATAAAGGAACAACATAATGAGATTGAGCAATATTTTTATGAAGTTGAGAATCATCAGCGTGATCAAGTATTAGCTAAAATTATTAATCTGAATCCTTGTGAGTCGACTATTGTATTTTGTAATACCAAGGCAGCGTGTCAAGATGTTGAATCCTACTTGAATGAGCTAGGTTATAGTGCTATTGCATTACATGGGGATTTAGAGCAACGTGAGCGAGAGCAGGTATTATTTCAATTTGCTAATAAAAGCTGTACTATTTTGGTAGCAACGGATGTCGCCGCTCGGGGCTTAGATATTAAAGAGCTAGATGTCGTCATTAATTACCAAGTCACTCCTGACCCGCAAGTGTATGTCCATAGGGTTGGTCGCACAGGAAGAGCAGGTGCAAAAGGAGTTGCTCTTACCTTAGTTGCAACCAGTGAGGTTGTTAGAGTTAATGCCATTGAAAATGAATTAAATTTTGAACTCAACTGGAAATTATTACCTAATTTAACTATTGATCCCACAAATATTGTAATACCCAAAATGCAAACATTATGTTTGACGATTGGCCGCAAAAATAAAGTGAGACCTGGTGATGTACTTGGGGCATTAACTAAAGATGCCAATCTAGAAAGTAAATATATTGGAAAAATTAATATCACAGAATTTTATACTTACATTGCCATTGATCGCACCATAATAAAACAAGCCTTATCTTATTTTCAGCATGGAAAAATTAAAAGTAAGCCGGTTCGAGCACGTAAATTATAA